Sequence from the Streptomyces mobaraensis NBRC 13819 = DSM 40847 genome:
GCGGTTCGCGTGGTGCTGTCCCGCCACCCTACCCAGTGGGGATGCGAGAGCCCTGCCCTCGCCGCCGGCCGGCGGCGGGGGCAGGGCCTCTGCGCGGGTGGTCCGCCGGAGGTCAGCCGGTCAGCTTCGCCGACTTGCGACGCGCGGTCCAGACCGCCGCCCCGCCCGCGAGGACGAGCGCCGCGGCGCTGCCGACCAGGGGGCCGGTGGGGGTGTCGTTACCGGTGTGGGCGAGGGAGTCGTCCGTGCCGGTGCCGGTGCCCGTACCGGTCCCCGTGCCCGTACCCGACGAGTTGCCGGTGCCGCTCGTGCCGGTGCCGTCGGTGTTCGTGCCGGTCGAGTCGTCGTCGAGCCTGGCGTCCTTGTTGACCGCGATCTTCGCGGTCACCGGATCGAGGCCGTCACCCCTGTTGAGGGTGACACCCGAGAGGGCGAGGGCCTTCTTCCCGTCCTCGGTGAGAGCGGTCTGCACCATGTTGAGCGTGACGACGCCGTTGGTGGCCGCGAGGGAGTCCTTGTACAGGGAGAGGTCCGCCAGCGCGATCTCCTTGTCGGACAGGCCGGGGGCGGCCTTCCCGTCCTCCTTCCTGGTGACGTGGGCCAGCAGCTGCCCCTTGTTGCCGTCCGCGCTGATCCGGAACTTGGAGAGCGTGAGTTCCACGCTCTTGCCGTTCGGGTGGGCGGTGAAGCGCACCGTCCCCTTGAACGTGGCGTCGAGCTTGGGCTTCGCCGCGTCGTAGCTTCCCGTCGCCTTGGTGAAGCGGAAGCCGCCCGTGCTCTGCTGCTCGGCGCCGTCCGAGACCTCGATCTTCCCGCCGGACGACGTGCCGGTGACGGCGCCGCGGAACGCCTGCGAGACGCCCCAGTCCAGGCGGCCGTCGTAGACCGTGGAGTCCGCGGCCAGTTGCTTCGGCTGCTCGGTGCTGCTGCCGGTCGTCCCCGGCGTCTCCGAGCTCCCGGTGCCGCCCGTCGCCCCCGGGGACGCGGAGGAGCCGCCGGTCTCCTCGGCGCCTCCCTTCGGGTCGCCCGTCTCCGGAATGAGCGACTCCTCCTCCGGGCCCTCGACCTTGCCGTCGTCGACGCCCTCGGGCTTGGGCTCGGAGGACGGGGTCTCCTTCGGAGCGGGGGTCCCCTTCGCGTCGGAGGTCTTCTCCGGCTCAGGGGTCTTCTTCGTGTCGGACGGCTTCTTCGTGTCGGAGGTCTGCTTCGGCTCGGAGGGTTCCTTCGGCTTCGGCTCGGGCGTGGGCTTCTTGCTGGGTATCGGGGCGGGCTCGCGGTCGTCCGGGAGCGGGAGCGGTTCGCCCTGCTTCGCCGAGAGGGAGAGGCCGTCGAGGGACGCCCCGGCCTTGTAGACGGAGTGCTTCTTGTAGGTGAGCGCCTTGGCACCGTCGGCCGTCAGGGTCGCGGGGACCTTGGCGAGTGCCGGGACGTCGTTCTTGGCGCCGGCCTTGGCGTCGTTCCCGGCCTGCTCCTTGCTGTCCTTGGCGTCCTTGTCGGCCTTCCTTTCGGCCTTCTTGTCGCTCTTCTCCGCCTTGTCCGCCTTATCCGGCTCGGCGTCCTTCCCCGCCGGCTCCGCCTTCGCCAGGTCGAGCGTGGCGAGGGTGACGTCGTCGCGGGTTTTGCCGGACGTCGTGACGTCGGCGGTGACGCGGCCCTTCTCGCCCTCGCCGATCACCTTGAGGTCGCTGAACTTGACGTCCAGCCCCCAGTGCTTCTTCTTCCCCTCGCCCTTGGCGTGGCCCAGGAAGCGGACGCTGCCCTTGAAAGCGGTGGTGAAGGAGTGCTTCTCGCGGTCGTAGGTGCCCTTGCCGCCGGAGAAGGTGAAGGCACCGTTGCCGTCCGCCTGTTCGGCGCCGTCGGCGACGCGGATGGTGCCGTCGGCCTCCTCGCCCGTGACGTACTGGCGGAACGATTCCTTGACGCCCCAGGTGAGGGTGGCGTCCTTGAGCAGGAACCCGGTCGGCTGCTTGGCCGCCGCGTCCGGCTCCTCACCGGCGGCTCGGGCGGGCAGGGTGAGCACGGTGGCCCCGAGGGCGATCGCCGTGGCGACGGCGGCGGTGAACGCCGTCCGTCTCTGAGTTACGGCCATGTGTCAACTCTCCTTAGGGGTAGTGCGGCCGGTGCCTGCCGGCACATGAAAGGTAGTCAGTCGAATGGATGCGCGGAAAGCGGAAAAGGGTCCCTCGCACGGCACATGAGTCATCACACGAGTCGCCGGCCGCGTCGCGCGCACCACCGGACGACTCTCCCGCCCCTGTCCGAGGTGGCCGGATTCGTCCCCTATCCGCCCGGCGGCTCGCCGACGCCCGGCGGAGCCGGCCGCCCGGGTACGCACACCCGCACGGACCCCGGCGCGGGCACCGGCGCGCGCATCGGCTCACGTCCGGGCTCCGCGCCGCGACCACAGCGGCTCCCCCGCGCTCCCGCGAAGGGAAGCGCGGCACGGGACAGGAGGGAGGACACCCGGCCGCCCTGATCACGTCGGCCCCCGCCCGTAACAGAAGCGACCCGACGGACTCAAGTGATCGATCTGCCGAGCGGGGCGAGATTTTGCCGCATGAGAGCAGGATCACGTGCACTTTGGGGAACGACTCAGGCAAGCCTCAGATAAGTTAGGTCGGCCTTATTAGAGGCGCTTTTTCAGCCACACCTCCTCCCCTTGTGACGGAGATGTGACGAAAAGGCAGGTATTCCGACTTCCGAGCACGCCTGGAGCCCGTATGCGAGCCCTCCGCTCCTCCGCTGTCACCGTCGTCGCCACGGCGGCGGCCCTGGCCGTCGTCTCCGGCTGCGCAGAGAAGTCGGACGCCGGTGACTCCGACGCGATCAACGTGACCGCCTCCGACGACAAGTGCGAGGTCTCGAAGACCTCGTTCCCCGCCGGCCACGTGAAGATCAATATCCAGAACAAGGGCTCCAAGATCACCGAGGTGTACGTCTACGCCGCGGACGACCGGATCGTCACCGAGCGCGAGAACATCGGCCCGGGCACCAAGACCGAGATCACCGCGACGGTCAAGAAGGCCGGTGACTACGAGA
This genomic interval carries:
- a CDS encoding HtaA domain-containing protein; the encoded protein is MAVTQRRTAFTAAVATAIALGATVLTLPARAAGEEPDAAAKQPTGFLLKDATLTWGVKESFRQYVTGEEADGTIRVADGAEQADGNGAFTFSGGKGTYDREKHSFTTAFKGSVRFLGHAKGEGKKKHWGLDVKFSDLKVIGEGEKGRVTADVTTSGKTRDDVTLATLDLAKAEPAGKDAEPDKADKAEKSDKKAERKADKDAKDSKEQAGNDAKAGAKNDVPALAKVPATLTADGAKALTYKKHSVYKAGASLDGLSLSAKQGEPLPLPDDREPAPIPSKKPTPEPKPKEPSEPKQTSDTKKPSDTKKTPEPEKTSDAKGTPAPKETPSSEPKPEGVDDGKVEGPEEESLIPETGDPKGGAEETGGSSASPGATGGTGSSETPGTTGSSTEQPKQLAADSTVYDGRLDWGVSQAFRGAVTGTSSGGKIEVSDGAEQQSTGGFRFTKATGSYDAAKPKLDATFKGTVRFTAHPNGKSVELTLSKFRISADGNKGQLLAHVTRKEDGKAAPGLSDKEIALADLSLYKDSLAATNGVVTLNMVQTALTEDGKKALALSGVTLNRGDGLDPVTAKIAVNKDARLDDDSTGTNTDGTGTSGTGNSSGTGTGTGTGTGTGTDDSLAHTGNDTPTGPLVGSAAALVLAGGAAVWTARRKSAKLTG